A region from the Populus trichocarpa isolate Nisqually-1 chromosome 18, P.trichocarpa_v4.1, whole genome shotgun sequence genome encodes:
- the LOC7461566 gene encoding receptor-like protein kinase HSL1 isoform X4: MSEITPIVLLIHFLTLFLFLHANSQFHDQAVLLRMKQHWQNPLSLEQWTPSNSSHCTWPGVVCTDNYITQLILDNKNISGTIPPFLSDLKNLTFLNFSNNNIIGKFPVAVHNLSKLEILDLSQNYIVGTIPDDIDCLARLSYLNLCVNNFTGSIPAAIGRIPELRTLYLHDNLFDGTFPPEIGNLSKLEELYMAHNGFSPSRLHSSFTQLKKLKMLWISGANLIGEIPQMIGEMVALEHLDLSSNKLTGNIPGSLFMLMNLRVLWLYKNKLSGEIPRAVEALNLTSVDLSENNLTGTIPVDFGKLDKLSGLSLFSNQLSGEIPEGIGRLPALKDFKLFSNNLSGSIPPDLGRYSALERFEVCSNRLTGNLPEYLCHGGSLRGVVAFDNKLGGELPKSLENCSSLVIVSISNNAFFGNIPVGLWTALNLQLLMISDNLFTGELPNEVSTSLSRLEISNNKFSGSISIQGSSWRNLVVFNASNNQFTGTIPLELITALPNLTVLLLDKNHLTGALPPNIISWKSLNILNLSQNQLSGQIPEKFGFLTNLVKLDLSDNQFSGKIPPQLGSLRLVFLNLSSNNLTGQIPTENENVAYATSFLNNPGLCTRSSLYLKVCNSRPHKSSKTSTQFLALILSTLFGAFLLALLFAFITIRVHWKRNHRLDSEWKFINFHKLNFTESNIVSGLKESNLIGSGGSGKVYRVVANGFGDVAVKRISNNRNSDQKFEKEFLAEIEILGTIRHLNIVKLLCCISNDNSKLLVYEYMEKRGLDQWLHSERKAKGASASVNHVAVDWSKRLQIAVGAAQGLCYMHHDCSPPIVHRDVKSSNILLDSEFNAKIADFGLARMLVRQGELATVSAVAGSLGYIAPEYARTVRVNEKIDVYSFGVVLLELTTGKAANYGDEDTCLAEWAWRHMQEGKPIVDVLDEEIKEPCYVDEMRDVFKLGVFCTSMLPSERPNMKDVVQILLGRNRRWVCGRKNMRHA, encoded by the exons ATGTCGGAAATAACCCCAATTGTCCTCTTAATTCACTTCCTCACCCTCTTCCTTTTCCTTCATGCAAACTCCCAATTTCATGATCAAGCCGTTCTACTAAGAATGAAACAACACTGGCAAAATCCGTTGTCTCTTGAGCAATGGACCCCATCAAACTCCTCTCATTGCACTTGGCCTGGAGTAGTCTGCACCGATAACTACATCACTCAACTCATCCTTGATAACAAGAACATCTCTGGAACTATCCCACCCTTTCTTTCAGACCTTAAGAACCTCACATTtctcaacttttctaataacaatATTATTGGAAAGTTCCCTGTGGCTGTACATAACTTGTCCAAGTTGGAGATCTTAGACCTCTCTCAGAACTATATTGTTGGCACAATTCCTGATGATATTGACTGCTTGGCTCGCCTCTCATACCTCAACCTCTGTGTTAATAACTTCACTGGCAGCATTCCAGCTGCCATTGGGCGGATACCAGAGCTAAGAACTCTTTATCTTCATGATAATCTGTTCGATGGTACTTTCCCTCCAGAAATCGGAAACTTGTCCAAACTTGAAGAGTTATATATGGCTCACAATGGCTTTTCTCCATCAAGGTTGCATTCCAGTTTCACCCAGCTGAAGAAACTGAAGATGTTGTGGATTTCCGGAGCGAATTTGATTGGCGAGATTCCACAAATGATTGGAGAAATGGTGGCATTGGAGCACTTGGATTTATCCTCTAATAAACTAACTGGGAATATTCCTGGCAGTTTGTTCATGTTGATGAATTTGAGAGTGCTATGGCTTTACAAGAACAAATTATCTGGGGAAATTCCTCGGGCTGTTGAAGCTTTGAATTTGACTTCCGTCGATCTTTCGGAGAACAATCTGACTGGTACAATACCTGTTGATTTTGGGAAGCTCGACAAATTATCAGGTTTGAGTTTGTTCTCCAATCAGTTATCTGGTGAGATCCCAGAAGGCATTGGTCGTCTTCCGGCATTGAAAGATTTTAAGTTGTTTAGCAACAATTTATCAGGGTCAATCCCTCCAGATCTTGGGCGATACTCAGCCCTTGAACGCTTCGAGGTTTGTTCCAATAGGCTTACAGGGAACCTGCCTGAATATTTATGCCATGGAGGGAGCTTAAGAGGCGTGGTAGCTTTTGATAATAAGCTCGGTGGAGAGTTGCCAAAATCACTTGAGAATTGCAGTAGTTTGGTAATAGTAAGTATTTCAAATAACGCATTTTTTGGCAATATTCCTGTTGGTTTATGGACAGCTTTAAATTTGCAACTACTGATGATAAGTGATAATTTGTTCACTGGAGAGCTTCCTAATGAAGTGTCAACTAGTCTTTCACGGCTCGAGATAAGTAACAACAAGTTCTCTGGGAGTATTTCCATTCAAGGGAGTTCTTGGAGGAATCTGGTAGTCTTCAATGCGAGCAATAACCAATTTACTGGCACTATCCCTCTTGAATTAATAACCGCTCTTCCTAATCTGACGGTTCTTTTACTTGATAAGAACCACCTCACAGGAGCCCTTCCACCCAACATCATCTCATGGAAGTCACTAAATATTCTTAACCTAAGTCAAAATCAACTTTCTGGACAGATTCCTGAAAAGTTTGGTTTCCTAACCAACCTTGTCAAACTGGACTTATCAGATAatcaattttctggtaaaaTTCCACCACAACTTGGTTCTCTGAGGCTTGTTTTTCTCAATCTCTCTTCCAATAATCTCACGGGGCAAATCCCCACTGAGAATGAAAATGTTGCTTATGCCACTAGTTTCTTGAACAATCCTGGTCTTTGTACAAGGTCATCCCTATACCTTAAGGTTTGCAATTCCAGACCTCATAAATCAAGCAAAACTTCAACCCAATTCCTAGCCTTGATATTAAGTACTTTGTTTGGAGCCTTTCTGTTAGCGTTGTTATTTGCATTCATCACGATCAGAGTTCACTGGAAGAGAAACCATAGATTGGATTCAGAATGGAAATTCATCAACTTCCATAAGTTGAATTTTACTGAATCAAACATAGTTTCAGGATTGAAAGAAAGCAACCTGATAGGAAGTGGTGGATCAGGAAAAGTATATCGTGTTGTTGCAAATGGATTTGGTGATGTAGCTGTGAAAAGAATCTCGAATAACAGAAATTCAGACCAGAAATTTGAGAAGGAGTTCCTTGCAGAAATTGAGATACTGGGTACCATAAGGCATTTGAATATAGTGAAGTTGCTTTGTTGTATTTCCAATGATAACTCGAAACTTCTTGTTTACGAGTATATGGAGAAGCGTGGTCTTGATCAATGGCTGCATTCAGAGAGAAAGGCAAAAGGTGCATCAGCTTCAGTGAATCATGTTGCTGTGGACTGGTCCAAGAGGCTGCAGATTGCAGTGGGAGCTGCCCAGGGTCTGTGCTACATGCACCATGACTGCTCTCCTCCCATAGTACACCGAGATGTCAAGTCAAGCAATATACTGTTGGATTCTGAGTTCAACGCAAAAATCGCTGATTTTGGTTTAGCAAGGATGCTTGTTAGGCAGGGAGAACTTGCTACTGTGTCTGCTGTGGCTGGTTCTTTGGGTTACATAGCTCCAG AGTATGCTCGAACAGTTAGAGTGAATGAGAAGATTGATGTTTATAGCTTTGGAGTTGTCCTTCTTGAACTAACGACAGGGAAAGCAGCTAATTATGGTGACGAGGATACGTGCCTTGCCGAATGGGCATGGCGTCACATGCAAGAAGGAAAACCTATAGTCGATGTGTTAGATGAGGAGATAAAGGAGCCTTGTTACGTGGATGAGATGAGAGATGTTTTCAAACTAGGGGTGTTCTGTACGAGCATGTTGCCTTCAGAAAGGCCTAACATGAAGGACGTTGTCCAAATCTTACTTGGTAGGAACCGTCGATGGGTCTGTGGAAGGAAGAATATGAGACATGCATGA